AGGGCTACAATAGGCACAGTAGCTGGAGGCGGAGCTTTAGATAAACCTATGCTAAAAGCTGGGAATGTATATTGGAAATATAAGGTTAAAGCTACTAAATGGCCTATCGTAAAAGGAGTTGCTATGAATGTAGTAGATCATCCACATGGTGGTGGATTGCACACTAGTGTAAGTAGGCCTAGTACAGTATCTAGAAATGCACCTCCAGGAAGAAAGGTTGGTCATATAGCAGCAAGGAGAACAGGGAGGAAGGAAAGAAAGTGAATTTTATTAGCTTGAGAAAGATAGGTGAAGATAATGGCAGTTGAGATTCCAGTTGAATGGCAGAAGTTCACATATAGAGGTAAATCATTAAATGAATTAATTAATATGCCAATGGATGAATTTATTAAGCTTCTCCCTTCTAGGCAAAGGAGATCATTAACTAGAGGATTTACTAATCAACAGAGGAGATTATTGGAGAAAATTAGAAAAATGAAGAAAGATGGAGATACTGATAAGACAATAAAGACGCATGTGCGTGATTTGGTAATTTTACCTGAAATGGTAGGATTAAAATTTGGAGTTTATAATGGGAAAGAATTTGTAGAGTTTCAAGTTTTACCTGAAATGATAGGTCATTATCTTGGAGATTTTGCAATAACAATAAAGAAAGTAGAACATGGAGAGCCTGGTCTGAAGGCAACTAGATCAAGCCTATTCTTAGCAATGAAAGGATGATAGTCATGGCTGACTGGGTTTATCCACAATTAAAAATAGATGAAACGAAAATTGGAAAAGCCGTAGTAAGAGAAGCACCAGTATCAATAAGAGATCTATATAATGTATGTAAAGCTATAAGAGGAATGAAAGTTAAGGATGCTAGAGCATTCTTAGAAAGAGTGCAGAACAAAGAGGAAGCTTTACCTTTCTGGAGATATTCGCATGGCTCAGCACATAGAGATAATATAAGCAGTAAATGGAAAATAAAAAATGGTAGATATCCAGTTAAAGCAATAAAATATGTATTAAAAGCATTAGATAATGCTGAATCGAATGCAGTTGCTAAAGGTCTAGATACAGATAGTATAAAAATATTGCATATAGCAGCACATAAAGGGATTACTTTGAAGAGATACATGCCAAGAGCGTTTGGTAGGGCTACGGCAAAAAATAGAAGGACGAGTAATATTGAAGTAATAGTAGGTGAAGAATAATGGTAAACGTAAAGAAATATTTCTTACAGAAATCGATGACGAAAGTAATGGTGGATGAGTATCTAGCAAAACAGTTCTATATGGCTGAATATGCAGGAGTTGATATAATAAAAACGCCTATGGGGACTAGAATAGTAATATACGCTAGTAGGCCAGCTATGATAATTGGGAAAGGCGGTAAAACAATAAAGCAATTAGCTCAAATATTTGAGAAGTTATTTAATTTAGAAAATCCACAAATAACAGTAACTAATGTAGATAATGCAGAATTAAATGCTAGAGTTATGGCATTTAGGTTAGCAGTAGCATTAGAAAAAGGTTATCACTTTAGAAGAGCAGCATTTATAACTATAAGGAGAATAATGAGTGCAGGAGCATTAGGAGCAGAAGTTATAGTTAGTGGTAAAATTACATCAGAAAGGGCTAAATATGAGAAACTGAAAGAAGGAACAGTATACAAATCTGGAAATAGTTTAGAGACTATGGTAGATAGGGCGATAGCAATAGCGACTTTAAAGCCAGGTATATTTGGTGTAGAAGTTTTGATAACTAAGCCATTAAGACCTATAGATAAAATTGAGCTTAAGGAAGCACCTGCTTCAGTTTCGGGTGAAGTTACAGTTACTAATGTTAAAATAATAGATGAAAATAATACTGGTGGTGAAGAACAAAATGCCCCTCAAAGCTAAAGATTTAAGAAATATGGAATTAAAAGACCTTAAAGAAAAATTAGATGAACTTTCTGAAGATTTGCTAAAACATAAGGCTGAAAGTAGGATGGGAACTATAAAGAATACTTCTGCTATTAGAAATGTAAAGAAGGATATAGCTCGTGTATTAACTGTAATGAATGAGAAAAAAGCTTCCATAAGTTCTTCTAAATCAAATGTTAAAACTAATAATGAAGCTAAGTTAAGTAAAAAATGATTTTTGACCTTATAGGTTATAATATTAGGGTCTTATTTCACTCTAATACTAATTTTATTGGATTGAAAGGAAAAGTTATTTATGAGACTACAAAATTTTTATATATTCGAGTTAACTCGAAAGTTGTTAAGATATATAAGGCAGATGGAATTTATGAGATAGATTTTAAAGCGACTTCTAAAATTATGGTTGGTTATATGTTAGTTGGAAATCCAATCAAAAGAATAAAGAAAAAGGTGAAATTGGATGAGTAGTAATGCAAAAAATGTTGGTATATTAAATATATCTGCACCTACGTCAACATGTGATGATAAAAATTGTCCATTTCATGGTAGTTTGCATGTTAGAGGTGCAGTTCTGGAAGGAAAGTTAATAAAATTTAGAGCTAATAGGAGTGGTGTAGTAGAGCGCACATACCTATTTTATAATAGTAAGTATAAGAGGTATGAAAAAAGAAGAAGTAGAATTCATGTTCATATACCTCCTTGTTTAAGTCTAAAGGAAGGAGATAATGTTATAATTGGTGAATGTAAGCCAATTTCTAAGTCAATTGCTTTTGTAGTTTTAGGAAAAGTAGGTGAGTAAAATGTCAGAAAAATTGCAAATGTTAGGTTCAAGAAAAGGATTTACCCCAGCTTTACAACTGAATAGTATTGTTAATGTAGCTGATAATAGTGGAGCTAAAGAAGCTATGATAATAGGTGTATATAACTATAGG
This genomic window from Acidianus manzaensis contains:
- a CDS encoding 30S ribosomal protein S19, which gives rise to MAVEIPVEWQKFTYRGKSLNELINMPMDEFIKLLPSRQRRSLTRGFTNQQRRLLEKIRKMKKDGDTDKTIKTHVRDLVILPEMVGLKFGVYNGKEFVEFQVLPEMIGHYLGDFAITIKKVEHGEPGLKATRSSLFLAMKG
- a CDS encoding 50S ribosomal protein L22, producing the protein MADWVYPQLKIDETKIGKAVVREAPVSIRDLYNVCKAIRGMKVKDARAFLERVQNKEEALPFWRYSHGSAHRDNISSKWKIKNGRYPVKAIKYVLKALDNAESNAVAKGLDTDSIKILHIAAHKGITLKRYMPRAFGRATAKNRRTSNIEVIVGEE
- a CDS encoding 30S ribosomal protein S3, producing MVNVKKYFLQKSMTKVMVDEYLAKQFYMAEYAGVDIIKTPMGTRIVIYASRPAMIIGKGGKTIKQLAQIFEKLFNLENPQITVTNVDNAELNARVMAFRLAVALEKGYHFRRAAFITIRRIMSAGALGAEVIVSGKITSERAKYEKLKEGTVYKSGNSLETMVDRAIAIATLKPGIFGVEVLITKPLRPIDKIELKEAPASVSGEVTVTNVKIIDENNTGGEEQNAPQS
- the rpmC gene encoding 50S ribosomal protein L29; this translates as MPLKAKDLRNMELKDLKEKLDELSEDLLKHKAESRMGTIKNTSAIRNVKKDIARVLTVMNEKKASISSSKSNVKTNNEAKLSKK
- a CDS encoding ribonuclease P protein subunit — its product is MIFDLIGYNIRVLFHSNTNFIGLKGKVIYETTKFLYIRVNSKVVKIYKADGIYEIDFKATSKIMVGYMLVGNPIKRIKKKVKLDE
- a CDS encoding 30S ribosomal protein S17, giving the protein MSSNAKNVGILNISAPTSTCDDKNCPFHGSLHVRGAVLEGKLIKFRANRSGVVERTYLFYNSKYKRYEKRRSRIHVHIPPCLSLKEGDNVIIGECKPISKSIAFVVLGKVGE